Part of the Pseudomonas sp. M30-35 genome is shown below.
CTTCACGAGCACGAATCACGTCATCGAACGCTTCTTGAACTTCACGCGGCGCCGCAGCACTTTGCAAGTTCACCTGAGTCACCACGATGCCCGTCTTGTAGTTGTCCATGAAACGCTGCAAGCGCTCCGTGACCTCACTGGCCAACAGTTCACGACCTTCAGTCAGAACCTGATCCATTTCGGTCGAGCCAACCACATGACGTATCGCGCTATCAGTCGCTTGCTGCAAACTGGTTTCAGGCGAATCTACGTTAAGTACAAAATCCTGCAAATTGCTGATCTTGTACTGCACGGTCAGTGGTACTTCGATGATGTTTTCATCTTCGGTCAACATCTGCCCTTGCTTGCTGTATGCACGCTCACGGGTGACGTTTTCCTGAAACTTACGATCAATCGGCGGGAAGTAGATGTTCAGGCCCGGCCCGACAGTCTCGTAATATTTACCGAAACGCAGAACAACAGCCTGCTCCTGCTCATCGACGACATAGATCGCGCTGTAAAGCCAAAAAGACACGACCACCAGAAAGCCAACCAAGAGCATGCCGTAGCCACCCTTGTTGCTGCCACTGCCAGTGTCGCCACTGCCACGTTTCTTACCGCCACCGAACAACCCGTTAAGGCTTTCCTGTAGCTTGCGGAAGGCCTCGTCGAGATCCGGAGGTCCTTTGCGGTCGCCACCGTTATTACGGCGCCCACCCCACGGATCCTGATTATTCGAGTTGCCACCCGGCTCATTCCAAGCCATAGCGCTCTCCATCTGATAAAGCAAAGACGCACCCACGGCGCGCCAGCCAATGCTACCGAATGCCCAGCCTCAACGGCACAACCGCTGACACAGGCTTTATTGCAAAGTGTGTTGCTCAATAAACTCTAAGGGCTGCAGACCGGCGCGACTCACCAATCGGTTCAGCTCCACACGCGGCAAACGAACTGCCAACAAACTACTGCCATCTTCGCTGTGACCCTCGCTCTGCACGGCGCCTAACTCAAAAAACTGAGCACGCAACCGACCCAGCTTTTGCGGCAACTGTAATGTGCCGACAAACAGATCATCACTCAAGAGTTCCGCAATTGCCTGCTTAAGTAAAGGTAGACCACGTCCATCGCGTGCCGACAACCATACACGTTGTGGCTTGCCATCGGCATTACGTTGAATCTGTGGCTCAACCCCTTCGAGCAGGTCAAGCTTGTTGTAGACCTCAAGAATCGGCAGTTCATGCGCGCCAATTTCAGTCAACACCGCCATCACCTGTTCCATCTGCGCCATACGCTCTGGCTCATGCGAATCAATCACATGGAGCAACAAGTCGGAGTTACTCGACTCTTCAAGGGTCGCACGAAACGCCTCAACCAATTTGTGCGGCAAGTGGCGAATGAAGCCCACCGTATCAGCCAGCACAATGGGCCCAAAGTCATTTAATTCTAGACGACGCAGAGTTGGGTCAAGCGTTGCGAACAATTGATCAGCTGCGAAGACTTCAGAGTCGGTCAGCGCATTGAACAATGTCGACTTACCGGCGTTGGTATAACCAACCAAGGAAACCGAAGGGATGTCTGCCCGCTGACGACCACGGCGAGCCTGCTCACGCTGGCTACGGACCTTGTCGAGCTTCTGTTTAATTTGACGAATACGAACCCGCAATAAGCGGCGGTCGGTTTCGAGCTGCGTCTCACCCGGACCCCGTAAGCCGATACCACCTTTTTGTCGCTCAAGGTGGGTCCAACCACGGACCAGGCGGGTACTCAAGTGATCAAGCTGGGCAAGTTCGACCTGCAACTTACCCTCGTGAGTACGCGCACGCTGGGCAAAGATGTCGAGAATCAAACCTGTACGGTCCAATACGCGACACTCAAAGGCACGCTCAAGATTACGTTCCTGACTGGGTGTCAGAACGTGATTAAAGATAACCAAGTCGGCTTCAACAACCTTAACTTGGTCACGTAACTCTTCAACCTTACCGCTACCGATGAGGTATTTCGCAGTCAGCCGATTACTCGGCACACTGAGAAAGGCCACCGTGTCAGCACCCGCTGAAATAGCGAGTTCCTGAAACTCTTGCGGATCTTCACTCGCCTCGGAGTTCTGGCCATCCAAATGAACCAGGATGGCCCGTTCACCACCTTCATGGCGTTCGAAGAACAATACAGCCCCCTAAAATCAGGTGTTACCTGGCTCGGCTTCTGCCTGCTCCGTTTCGCTAGCGGTTGGCAGACGAACCGGGCGGCTCGGCACTACGGTGGAAATTGCGTGCTTATAGACCATCTGGCTGACAGTATTCTTCAGCAAAATTACAAACTGGTCGAAAGATTCGATTTGCCCCTGCAGCTTAATCCCGTTTACCAAGTATATAGATACCGGTACGCGTTCCTTACGCAGGGTATTTAAGTAAGGGTCTTGTAGCGAATGCCCTTTTGACATGTGCCGCACTCCTTTAAGGATCAATTTCAATAATTTAAGAATCAACAAACAACTCAGCGCCGCCCTCCCTCAAGGATAGACGGCTAACGGCATGGTCTCATTTCAATATGGAGGCCGATGCAAAGTATTTCAAGGCACGTGACGCATTGTCGCAAGCTAAGCTATCCAGCCAGTGCACATCAGGCCAACTGCGCAGCCATGTAAACTGCCGTTTGGCCAACTGGCGAGTCGCAATAATCCCCAATTCCTGCATCTTCGAACGACTTACACCGCCGTCGAGGTATTCCCACACTTGGCGGTAACCTACTGCTCGTATAGACGGTAAACCTGGATGCAAGTCACTTCTTTGACGCAGAAGTTCGACCTCTTCGATGAAGCCTTGTTCAAGCATTATCTGAAAACGTTGTGAAATTCGTTCGTGGAGCACGCTTCGATCAGCCGGAGCAATGGCCACACAAGCAACATTATAGGGTAAATGCCCAGCAGTCGCCGGGTTAACGTCAACATTTTGTTGCGCCTGACGCTGACGATGTTCAGTCATGCTCAACCCACTGACTTTATAGACCTCAAGAGCCCGAGTTAAGCGCTGAGGATCGTTAGGATGTATACGCGCGGCAGACTCCGGGTCAACTGCAGCCAATTCCTGATGCAACACAGCCCAACCTTCGGCTAGGGCCCGCGCTTCGATCTCTGCACGTACCTGAGCATCAGCACCCGGCATATCAGCCAGGCCTTCCTGCAATGCCTTGTAGTAGAGCATGGTGCCGCCAACCAGCAATGGAATCCGGCCTCTGGCGGTTATTTCAGCCATTTCAGCCAATGCATCAGTGCGAAACTCCGCCGCCGAATAGCTTTGCGCCGGGTCGCGAATATCAATCAGGCGGTGCGGGTACTCAGCCAGCGTGGCTTTGTCAGGCTTGGCCGTGCCGATATCCATGCCGGTGTAGATCAACGCCGAGTCGACACTTATCAGATCGCAAGGCAGCGCCCGCGCCAGCTCCAGGGCCAAATCGGTCTTACCGGCAGCCGTAGGCCCCATCAGGAATATTGCTGGCGGCAGACGCTCAGACATTGGTTACATCTCTTGATAACAGCGAGGCTGCGCGAACAATCAACGTCCGCGCAGGAATAATTTGTCCAGATCGTCCATACCAAGCTGCGTCCATGTCGGACGACCATGGTTGCATTGACCACTACGCTCGGTGTGTTCCATATCACGCAGCAACGCATTCATCTCAGGCAGCGTCAGGCGTCGATTAGCCCGCACCGAGCCATGACAAGCCATGGTGCCGAGCAATTCGTTGATATGCGCCTGAACGCGATCACTGGTGCCGTATTCGAGCAGATCAGTGAGCACATCCTGCACCAGTCGTGTGGCCTCGGCCTGTTTGAGCAGTGCCGGAATTTGACGGATAGCCAAGGTTTCCGGCCCTAAGCGCTGCAATTCAAAGCCAAGCGTCTGAAACAGCGCCGCATGCTCTTCAGCGCTATCCGCTTCACGCTGACTCACTGCAATCGACTCAGGCACCAACAGTGGCTGACCGCGCAAACCTTCGCTGGCCATCGCCACTTTGAGACGCTCATAAGTAATCCGCTCGTGCGCAGCGTGCATATCAACCAGAACCATGCCCTGCACGTTTTCAGCAAGAATATAGACACCTTTGAGCTGCGCGATCGCATAGCCCAGCGGCGGCACATCACCTTGCTCTTGCGGCAAGCCAACAGGCGCTGGAGCTGGCGACATCGGCGTAAAATACTCGCGGTATGCGCCTTGGGCTTCAGCGGCAGGCAAAGCGCCACGCCCGCCTTGAAAACCTGCACCTGGCGAGCGCCAAACCGATTCAGCTTGTGGGCGTTCAAGCACATTGGCCGCCAGCCCCATCTCGCCTTGCGGACCAAACTCACCAGCAGCCTGGCCCGTCGGACGCACCATGGTATTAACCGATGCAGGCGCTGCTAGCTGATCTTCTGGGCGTACATCACCGAGCGCGCGATGCAAGGTGCCATAAAGAAAGTCATGGACCATGCGCCCATCACGGAAACGCACTTCGTGTTTAGTGGGGTGCACGTTGACATCAACCACGCCCGGATCGATTTCAAGAAACAGGACAAAGGTCGGATGGCGCCCATTGAACAGCACATCGCGATAAGCCTGGCGCACAGCATGAGCGACTAATTTGTCGCGAACCATGCGCCCATTGACATAGAAGTACTGCAGATCAGCTTGGCTGCGCGAAAAGGTCGGCAAGCCAACCCAACCCCATAACCGCAGGCCGTTGCGCTCGATCTCAATTGGCAAGGCTTGCTCAAGAAAGCCGTTACTGCACACTGACGAAACACGCCGAGCCCGACTGGCATCGTCATGCGCCTCGTGCAGCGAAAGAATGGTCTTGCCGTTGTGGCGCAGTTGAAAGCCAACATCAAACCGCGCCAACGCCAAACGCTTGATCACTTCTTGCAGATGATCAAATTCGGTCTTCTCAGCACGCAAAAACTTACGCCGCGCGGGCGTATTGAAAAATAAATCGCGGACTTCGACCGAGGTTCCAACTGGGTGCGCAGCAGGCTGTACCCGAGGCTGCATATCGCGACCCTCGGTTTCGACTTGCCACCCTTGATCGGCGTCGGCGGTGCGTGACGTCAAGGTCAGCCGCGAAACCGAACTGATCGATGCCAATGCCTCACCGCGAAAGCCGAGACTCAGCACTTGCTCAAGATCTTCAAGCTCACGAATTTTGCTGGTGGCGTGACGAGCGAGCGCTAAAGGCAGGTCGTCAGCGGAGATGCCACCGCCATCATCGCGTACCCGCAACAGCTTGACGCCGCCTTGTTCAACATCCACTTCAATGCGCTTGGCACCGGAATCCAAGCTGTTCTCTAGTAATTCCTTGATGACCGAGGCGGGCCGCTCTACGACCTCGCCAGCGGCAATCTGGTTAGCCAGCCGCGGGCTAAGCAGCTGGATTCTTGCAGCATCAGTCATGGTTGTGCAGCCAATGAGGTAGCGGGAATGTTCAGAACCTGGCCAATTTTCACCACGTTTGAAGTCATTGCGTTGGCACGTTTGATCGATGCCATGCTGACCTGATAGCGCGCGGCGATCAGCGCCAGACTATCCCCGGAGCTCACTCGATGCTCACGCGGCCCTTGGGCGATCTTGCCGGAGTCACGCATCCACGCGATATAGGTGCCAGGCGGAGGATTCTGCTCAAAAAACTGCTTTACCCCGGTCATGATCGAGCGCGCCAGTGTCCGCTGGTGACTCGAGGTTACCAGCTTGTTTGACTCATTCAGATTTGAAATAAAGCCCGTTTCTACCAGGATCGACGGAATATCTGGCGACTTCAGCACCATGAAGCCAGCTTGTTCAACCCGGCGCTTGTGCAGCGGCGTCACTTGACCAATGTTGCCCAGCACCTTCTGACCGACATTCAGGCTCGAAGACAACGATGCGGTCATCGACAGATCGAGCAACACCCCCGCCAACATTCGATCTTTATCGTCGAGGCTGACGTTACCCGCACCACCGATCAAGTCAGACTGGTTTTCCGAGTCTGCCAGCCAGCGTGCGGTTTCAGAGGTTGCGCCGCGATCAGACAAGGCATACACCGATGCACCGAACGCTGCACGCGAGGGCGCGGCGTCTGCGTGAATCGAAACGAACAGATCCGCACCCTTCTTGCGGGCGATCTCGGTACGTTTACGCAATGGAATAAAGTAGTCGCCGGTACGTACCAGCTCGCCACGATAGCCTTTCTCGGCATTGACTTGGCGCTGTAACTCTTTGGCGATGGCCAAGGTGACGTTCTTCTCCACGCGCCCTTTCACCGGCGACAGCGCCCCTGGGTCTTCGCCGCCGTGTCCGGCATCAATCGCGATAACGATTTCGCGCTTACCATTGGGCACCGGGGTCAACTTCGGCCGGGTCTGGGTCGGAGTAACCAGCACCGGCGCTGAAGGGGTTACCGTGGTTGGCGGTAAATTAGGCGTGCTATCAGCGCCTTTATCGTACAAATCAACGACTAAACGATCGCCGTATTGTTGATTAGGGGCCAAGGTGAAACTTTTAGGTGTGACCATGTCTTTAAGGTCAATCACCACGCGCAAATCATCTGCAGTGCGCTGCGCCGAACGCACGCCTGTAATGGGGGTGTTGCTCAAAGCAAGCTTATCAAGCGAGGTCGCCAGCTTAGCGCCACTGATGTCGATCACGATGCGGTTAGGTGCAGCCAACGTAAATACGCTGTGCTTCACCGGGCCTGATAAATCAAAGACCAAACGGGTATTGTCCGGTGCTCGCCACAAGCGAACGCCGCGTACATCCGAGGCAGCAAATACCTCTGACGCAAAAGCCGCCAGTACGACCCCTACCAAAACTAAACGCGCGCTTATGCGCATACCCGACCCCATTATTTTATTCATCTCCCAATGGCCAAATTGGCACACCAGGCAGTACCGCGCGAGCTATGCGCTTGAAAACGCAGCAACCGCCCTGCTCCCTGCACGCTAATGGTAATGTCCATGTCCGCCTTTGGCAAAACGCCTGTACCGCGCTCCGGCCACTCAACCAAGCACAATG
Proteins encoded:
- the hflK gene encoding FtsH protease activity modulator HflK, which translates into the protein MAWNEPGGNSNNQDPWGGRRNNGGDRKGPPDLDEAFRKLQESLNGLFGGGKKRGSGDTGSGSNKGGYGMLLVGFLVVVSFWLYSAIYVVDEQEQAVVLRFGKYYETVGPGLNIYFPPIDRKFQENVTRERAYSKQGQMLTEDENIIEVPLTVQYKISNLQDFVLNVDSPETSLQQATDSAIRHVVGSTEMDQVLTEGRELLASEVTERLQRFMDNYKTGIVVTQVNLQSAAAPREVQEAFDDVIRAREDEQREKNQAETYANGVVPEARGQAQRLVEDAMGYRDEVVSRAEGEADRFTALVGEYRKAPDITRERLYLDTMQELMSNTSKVLVTGDKGQNNLLYLPLDKMIDGRKGSGSSAISGSASASDADTRAVRTPQPVDLRSRESR
- the hflX gene encoding ribosome rescue GTPase HflX, with product MFFERHEGGERAILVHLDGQNSEASEDPQEFQELAISAGADTVAFLSVPSNRLTAKYLIGSGKVEELRDQVKVVEADLVIFNHVLTPSQERNLERAFECRVLDRTGLILDIFAQRARTHEGKLQVELAQLDHLSTRLVRGWTHLERQKGGIGLRGPGETQLETDRRLLRVRIRQIKQKLDKVRSQREQARRGRQRADIPSVSLVGYTNAGKSTLFNALTDSEVFAADQLFATLDPTLRRLELNDFGPIVLADTVGFIRHLPHKLVEAFRATLEESSNSDLLLHVIDSHEPERMAQMEQVMAVLTEIGAHELPILEVYNKLDLLEGVEPQIQRNADGKPQRVWLSARDGRGLPLLKQAIAELLSDDLFVGTLQLPQKLGRLRAQFFELGAVQSEGHSEDGSSLLAVRLPRVELNRLVSRAGLQPLEFIEQHTLQ
- the hfq gene encoding RNA chaperone Hfq, whose product is MSKGHSLQDPYLNTLRKERVPVSIYLVNGIKLQGQIESFDQFVILLKNTVSQMVYKHAISTVVPSRPVRLPTASETEQAEAEPGNT
- the miaA gene encoding tRNA (adenosine(37)-N6)-dimethylallyltransferase MiaA, whose protein sequence is MSERLPPAIFLMGPTAAGKTDLALELARALPCDLISVDSALIYTGMDIGTAKPDKATLAEYPHRLIDIRDPAQSYSAAEFRTDALAEMAEITARGRIPLLVGGTMLYYKALQEGLADMPGADAQVRAEIEARALAEGWAVLHQELAAVDPESAARIHPNDPQRLTRALEVYKVSGLSMTEHRQRQAQQNVDVNPATAGHLPYNVACVAIAPADRSVLHERISQRFQIMLEQGFIEEVELLRQRSDLHPGLPSIRAVGYRQVWEYLDGGVSRSKMQELGIIATRQLAKRQFTWLRSWPDVHWLDSLACDNASRALKYFASASILK
- the mutL gene encoding DNA mismatch repair endonuclease MutL; translated protein: MTDAARIQLLSPRLANQIAAGEVVERPASVIKELLENSLDSGAKRIEVDVEQGGVKLLRVRDDGGGISADDLPLALARHATSKIRELEDLEQVLSLGFRGEALASISSVSRLTLTSRTADADQGWQVETEGRDMQPRVQPAAHPVGTSVEVRDLFFNTPARRKFLRAEKTEFDHLQEVIKRLALARFDVGFQLRHNGKTILSLHEAHDDASRARRVSSVCSNGFLEQALPIEIERNGLRLWGWVGLPTFSRSQADLQYFYVNGRMVRDKLVAHAVRQAYRDVLFNGRHPTFVLFLEIDPGVVDVNVHPTKHEVRFRDGRMVHDFLYGTLHRALGDVRPEDQLAAPASVNTMVRPTGQAAGEFGPQGEMGLAANVLERPQAESVWRSPGAGFQGGRGALPAAEAQGAYREYFTPMSPAPAPVGLPQEQGDVPPLGYAIAQLKGVYILAENVQGMVLVDMHAAHERITYERLKVAMASEGLRGQPLLVPESIAVSQREADSAEEHAALFQTLGFELQRLGPETLAIRQIPALLKQAEATRLVQDVLTDLLEYGTSDRVQAHINELLGTMACHGSVRANRRLTLPEMNALLRDMEHTERSGQCNHGRPTWTQLGMDDLDKLFLRGR
- a CDS encoding N-acetylmuramoyl-L-alanine amidase; translated protein: MGSGMRISARLVLVGVVLAAFASEVFAASDVRGVRLWRAPDNTRLVFDLSGPVKHSVFTLAAPNRIVIDISGAKLATSLDKLALSNTPITGVRSAQRTADDLRVVIDLKDMVTPKSFTLAPNQQYGDRLVVDLYDKGADSTPNLPPTTVTPSAPVLVTPTQTRPKLTPVPNGKREIVIAIDAGHGGEDPGALSPVKGRVEKNVTLAIAKELQRQVNAEKGYRGELVRTGDYFIPLRKRTEIARKKGADLFVSIHADAAPSRAAFGASVYALSDRGATSETARWLADSENQSDLIGGAGNVSLDDKDRMLAGVLLDLSMTASLSSSLNVGQKVLGNIGQVTPLHKRRVEQAGFMVLKSPDIPSILVETGFISNLNESNKLVTSSHQRTLARSIMTGVKQFFEQNPPPGTYIAWMRDSGKIAQGPREHRVSSGDSLALIAARYQVSMASIKRANAMTSNVVKIGQVLNIPATSLAAQP